CCAAATAATTCAATTTATGCCAAAGGTATTTTTGCTTGTGATACAGACATTGTGTGGAGAGGAAACTGCTGCAGTGCTTAAAGATAATTTGGATGATTTTTGGAGACAAATATAATGTTTTGACTTACCGACACATTCGTTGGCTTCTCTAGCTGTTGCGCGTTGCCACGGCCGATCATAATGGAAAGGCTTGCACCTGTCGCACTCCGGTCCCGCCGTATTATGTTTGCACTCACAAACAAGGTTTCCATCCCTGTCTTTTACGCACCGCGAAGCGTGGCCATTGCATTTGCATCGACCGCCAACTTGCAGATCGGACACCGCATAGAAGTAAGAGTCCCGGGATAGCTCCGAGTCATCCTCGTTCTCATCACCGAAAGTGTGCAATCGGCTGAACGTCACCTTGATATCCGTGGCGGTGACCCAGTCCTGGAGCACCGGCGAGTTGTCGAAGTCGTGCGCCGACGGTCTGCCGTCCAGAGTGCTGAAGGCAATGAGACCGCCGGATAGAGGGTGCATGTCCGTGTGGGAGTCCGTGCATATCGCCTCTTGTTCGTTCTGTTTGGTAATGGTGGCCTTGCTCGGTTTGGAGTACATCTTCCTGCACTGGGCGGAATAGAATTGGAAAGGTACCCAAGATTTGCCGTAGTCCATAGACTTGAAGATAGCCATAGATTCGGGTCGAGGTGTGCAGAACTGCAGGCTTACGTAGGTGACTTCGAATTTCTTGCCCAGTGACAGTGTTATGGTGACGTTTTGGGGGTATTGGATGTAGTTTTCCGATTGCCAACATGTGAGGTTATGGGGGTTGTTGAGATCCGTTAGATATGCCGGTGGGTGATACTTTTTAGGGTCCGAGGCATCGCAAGTATGGCAGTTCCTATTTCTCTCGTCGCCCTTCTCAGTTACCAAGCAGTACCTACCCGGGGTCTTACCACAGGTGCTGGAAGTGCGGACTTCCTTCCCGAAAGCGGAGTTCACAAAATCGGGGATGCATCTCCTTGGGTTACCGTTCTCGTCGTAGCAAGGGTCCGGGGGAGATGTTTGCGCGGCGAACATGCTCATCCCGTAGCCACCGAGCACACCCTCGACCACAAAGGAAACCGTCAAGACAGTGACCACGGTATCCAAAATCCTTAGCATTGTATTCCTTGTTCTTCAGTGTCTCGTGCGCTGAAAAACGCCAGCCGTTCCCTGAAAAGACAGATAAGAAATGACACTTTTGCATGATGTCCAAAAGAGCACTGCAGATGTAAAGCTATGAATTAGAATAGAAAAGCAACACCTCAATAGATATTTGAATTTACCATGCACATAGATCGAATATCATTTTCATATAGATTACCATCACATGAATAGCCTACATAAAACATAATTTGAACCGTTATTAATATGAACACACTGTCAGGAGAAATGTATCGATTTATAACATTAGCCTATCATAATGCACTATTAAGTGAAATAAATCGGCTTACGAGGTTAAGAAATCTCCACATATGACACTATTCCTCGGAATAATAATTCAACTAGACAGAAAAGTCATTCAAATATCAGCAGGCTCGCTCTCTCTGTCGGGTGCCTGTCCTGTCACAAGCGCGAGCTGTTCTTGTTTGTTTTATTTGGAATCTCCGGGAGCAAAATATCTACACGCGTCTAGATGTAAGAACCGCTACTCTCCCTGTGTCTGTTTCACTCCCTGTGTGCCGGTCtttctcattcactcactcactctctcactccctccctctaaccttcTATCTCTGTCTGCCGCACTGACTGTATAGAAAGTGAAGGACGATTGGAGCGTCTGCAGAGCTTGAGGTCATCTTGAGGAGTGACACTCGCGCATAAAAGGAGTGAACAACGACATCCACTGGTAGTTTATCGATAACAAGAACAACAAAGTGATCAACGTTATCTGATTATCACGTAGATTATATAAACCAAGGCTTCCATATTGAAGCTGTTTTCATATTTCTTATCGAAATGGCAGCTTTTATTTTCATCATGAATATTGACTTTGTCACATTAGCCTTTTATTAAATTAATTTATATGTTTTTTAatctatttattattattactactgctattattctTTCTGGGGAATTATGGTGCATTTGTACTTCATAATTTAGACTGTGACCCAGATTCACTTGTTAATTAAGAGTTATTAAGCACATTTTACGCATCCTTGATGGGTTTTTTCCCCATTCAGTAGGCCTATCAGTTTTCCAAAAAGTTTAAATTATCAAACCTTCATAGAAACGAAGTGCAAAGTACAAACAAGTCTGTCCTATTCTATAATATTACAAGGCTTCTGTGCATATTTTATGAACTGCTCAAGACCACTATAAAATATGCCTATTTCGATATTTCTGACTTGACCATTTTTGAAGAGAAAATGCAGTGGAGACCATACATATTCTATCTGGTGTAATGCTTCCACAGCCTATTCATTGGGGATTACATGGAGCGCAAAATGGctataatacactatatatacaaaagtatgtggataccccttcacatttttacatttgacattttagtcatttagcagacgctcttatccagagcgacttacagttagtgagagcatacatcttttatttttttcaaatcctaatgagtggattcggctatttcagccatacccgttgctgacaggtgtatacaatcgagcacacagccatgcaatctccatttacaaacattggcagtagaatggccttacagaagagctcagtgactttcaacgtggcaccgtcataggatgcaacctttccaacaagtcagttcctcacatttctgccctgttagagctgccctggtcaactgtaagtgctgttattgtgaagtggaaacctctaggtgcaacaacggctcagccacaaagtggtaggctgCACAAGCTCACAGttcgggaccgccgagtgctgaagcacgtagcacgtaaaaatagtctgtcctgggttgcaacactcactaccgagttccaaactgcctctggaagcaacatcagcacaataactgttcattggctgcttcatgaaatgggtttccatggccaagcagctgcacacaagccaaagatcaccatgcgcaatgccaagtgtcggctggagtggtgtaaagcttgccgtcattggactctggagcagtggaaacgcgttctctggagtgatgaatccagcttcaccatctggaagtctgatggatgaaactgggtttggcagatgccaggagaatgctacctgctcgaatgcatagtgccaactgtaaaatttggtggaggaataatggtctggggctttttttccatggtttgggctaggccccttagttacaatgaagggaaatcttaaggctacagcatacaattacattctagacgattctgtgcttccaactttgtggcaacagtttggggaaggccctttcctgtttcagcatgacaatgcccagtgcacaaagtgaggtccatacagaaatggtttgttctagattggtgtggaagaacttgactggcctgcacaaagccttgacctcaaccacatcgaacacctttgggatgaattggaacgctgactgtgagccaggcctaatcgcccaacatcagtgcccgacctcactaatgcacttgtggctgaatggaagcaagtccacacagcaatgttccaacatctagtggaaagccttcccaggagagtggaggctgtaatagcagcaaatgggggaccaactccatgttactgtccatgattttggaatgagatgttctcatacttttagtcatgtagtgtatgattgACTGGCACTCTGAACATGCAATACAAACCATCCTTCACATTCCATTGCAGCTTGACCTTCTTCGATGTGTCACTTACCTGGCTTTCGCACGCGCATTACCCACGGGGTGCTCGAGAACTAGAAATAGGCCCTGCAGTGTAGGCCTGCTCTATTGCCAGAATAGTGTGTTAAAATCGACAAAGTTCTAGATGGTTGGGTgtataacgcaaacgtctagcaacccaaagttgCCTCATCattgacaactttagcattttagctaattagaaaCTTTTCaaatacttactactttttagctactttgcaactacttagcatgttagctaacccttcccccaaccctaaccttaaaccttttagctaacccttcccctaaccctaaccttaaccctttaacctaactcctaaatttaaccctaacacctaaccaTAAATCCtatcctagctaacgttagcaagctagcttacgttagccacctagccacctagctagaatttgtaacatactgtatcatacatttagcaaatttgtaacatactGTACGTTTTGCAACtgcgtaacatattgtacgtttgcaAATTCATAATATATCAAacgtttagcaaattcgtaacatattgtacgttttgcaaattcctgacatataatacaaattgtaatttgtaacatatcatacgaaatgggtgatggacatccacaaattaatacataccatacgaaatgtaacaaatcatactaaatggagtgtctcggatttacatacagaataaaacaaatgctctgagaccagtttGCAGCTAAAAAtgatgtgcaggagcttgcagggatttgtagtcttgcatgatgtctactttgatgctaaaaaaacattttcaaatctgagagtaaatagagccgaatatattgataaaagttaccttgtccgagagacatttacatggttatcaaaacgtcatgccagggtaagcctatacaaaacacagcccttatttgaagtgcttctaaaattccctatgggaaaaatgaatggtggaaaaatgattggaaccatttccctgtttgaccgctaggttttatgggtattatgacaccttcaCTGTTGGGCTCTATATCTTGGGTCATGGGTCATGTGTGTAGGCACACAGGTGACCAGGAAGTGGGAATGCACAGGTATGGAGAGCATACATTTCACCGTTTACACCTTGGAACTGTGATTTCGCCTACGCTAATAGGCCTGTATGTAATGCTTTCAGTGTATTTATCTTTGCTGCTAATAAATGGGCAAAAGACTTAGCATGTTAGCAAAGATTACATCTGGAAAGTGCTTTGTTTGGCATGCGTTGATGGACATTTGCAAACACCTATGCTAGAGTGGCTGTCAGGAATGTTTAACTAAGTTGCCAGTACAATAACATCAGCAGCATTTATCTCTTCAGATGGCTGTGGAGTGGGAAGTTGATGTTCTGCATTGTTTGTCAAGCACCTGTAGCACGTTGATATCCTGAGGCTGTGGAAAGAGCGTCATCTTGTGGGAACAGGATGGAACTTGGTAAGTTTGTTCCAAATCATCGTCAACAACAAAAATGCACCCACCATGACCTGTAAAACCAGTCTGACTTAAAACGTTGAGACAATGTAGTACTGTTTATCCAACATTGACCAATATTAATCTGGCACCTTTTGATATTCTGTGGAGAAGTCAAAAATCGAAGGAAGTTTCATGATAACCCACATCAATGTCCTCACCACTGCTGTAGTCTAATGACTTCAGAACAGGAGGTGGCAGTGTTTCACCACTGTTGTTGTAGGTTGGCTACTCTGACTGGCTACTGTACTTAGTGGGGTCTATTCAATCTCATTGGCATGATGGCATCTGTGCAATAGTGGCCTTCATTGGTTGAACCGCAAGTGGAGAGCCATCTTTATTATTAGACTGGGCCTCTTCTCCCAATATCTCAAATGTACATTTAAAGCCAGTTTAAATGATATCATTTTCACCTTTGACCTTTCTAGAGCTATTATAGTAATCATAGACTTCAGACTTCCAGAGTATGGcctatataaaaaaatatgataAGAATAAAGTAATCCATCCCAAGCCCAGAGCAATACTGGAAATACTAATGAAATACTAATGAAATACTCATGCTCACGTTCCCCTTCATCGTGAACCTCATGAATTTACTGTTTATTTACTGGGTCCTGTTCCCtctcagagagagggggagagagagggtggatttACCGTAACACATGAAATGCAAATCACAGTCAAAGTGGCTTCAGGGGAAGTAGGGAGACTAAGTGCTGCTCTGAGTGAGAAGAAAACAGCTGAGTGGGTAGAGAAAATGACAGAACTGCTGAATTGGACCTGGAACAATGGCTGTCCCAATGAGCCCAGATGCATTTTTCATTTTTCAAAAGAGGTTCGTTGTTATTTAGATAGTGAACTTTAGGAAGTCAGTTTAAAACTAAAAGTATTAGTTTTTTCTATTAGTTTCCTTTTATTATTCATCACAATTCAGAGTTCAATTGTCCTCTGTCATGTGAACTAACTTGAACTTGGAAAAACTCTCAAGTGTATTTTCTCTCAAGTGAATCGGGTAGTGATATGTGAAAACTACCTTTGCAAAGACGAGGCAAAATACTATTTGGATTAGTAATAAATATAGTCAAAGCCCAACATTCAAAACAATGAAACACGTGTTTATCCATGAAAATAGCAGGGAAACAAACAAATGAGAGAAATTACTTCCTTTAGGGAGGCCAAcagacacagacacccacactctGCCTTCCTCATTGTGCTTACATGCACCTCTCTCATTCACTTCCTGTTTGACACAAGCCTTCTGCGTGTGGAGGGACTATatctccactactactactgcggCTACTGTGACTGGTGGTGGTCTATAGCTGTTGTTTCTCTGGGGCCATACACAGCACTAGTAAAGGATGTGGCTCAtctgctctccccctcttctctcttgtGAATGAATGGCAGTGGGATTGGAGTCATTGGACCTGAGGGGCTTTCGCACAAACTGACGCCAAAAGGCTATGGATGTTACTGGACGATAACAGCAGGTAAGCAGTGTGGAGGTCTAGTGGACTATCTCCTGAA
The DNA window shown above is from Coregonus clupeaformis isolate EN_2021a unplaced genomic scaffold, ASM2061545v1 scaf1132, whole genome shotgun sequence and carries:
- the LOC121553913 gene encoding netrin-1, whose amino-acid sequence is MLRILDTVVTVLTVSFVVEGVLGGYGMSMFAAQTSPPDPCYDENGNPRRCIPDFVNSAFGKEVRTSSTCGKTPGRYCLVTEKGDERNRNCHTCDASDPKKYHPPAYLTDLNNPHNLTCWQSENYIQYPQNVTITLSLGKKFEVTYVSLQFCTPRPESMAIFKSMDYGKSWVPFQFYSAQCRKMYSKPSKATITKQNEQEAICTDSHTDMHPLSGGLIAFSTLDGRPSAHDFDNSPVLQDWVTATDIKVTFSRLHTFGDENEDDSELSRDSYFYAVSDLQVGGRCKCNGHASRCVKDRDGNLVCECKHNTAGPECDRCKPFHYDRPWQRATAREANECVACNCNLHARRCRFNMELYKLSGRKSGGVCLNCRHNTAGRHCHYCKEGYYRDLSKTISHRKACKGMRGLGRASVLV